The [Clostridium] scindens ATCC 35704 nucleotide sequence TAAAGACCGTTCTCTTCTTAACTGCCTTTTTTCGGCAGTCAACAGCGTGATTTCTCGTATGTTCCATAAAGAAAATAAATCTGAATTATTTACTCCTGGATTTATTTGCGTCCTTCATACCTTTGGCAGAGATTTAAAATGGAATCCTCACATTCACTGCCTTGTTTCTGAAGGTGGTGTTGGTAATACTCTTTCCTGGCGACACTTCAAACATTTTAACTATCATTTTTTACGTGATGCGTTCCAAACTGCTCTTTTAAATGAACTCCATCAAAAAATAGGTCCAGCTTTCAAAAAAGTAAAATCTGCTATCTATGCAAAAGATAAAAATGGTTTTTATGTTCGCGCCATGCCTAACAAGTGTAATCCTTCTCAGGTTATCAAATATATCGGTCGTTATCTTGGCAGACCTGTTATTGCTACTTCTCGCATTGATTCTTACGATGGTGATTTTGTCACCTTCCATTACAACCGTCATGAAGACAATAAACTTATTACAGAAACTGTTCCTGTTTTGGAATTCATTGACCGCTTAACACAACACATCCCTGAAAAACATTTTAAAATGATTCGCTATTATGGTATTTACGCTCGTCACCGTAATTCTGACAATTTTTTACGAAAAGCCATTTCCAGAGAAAAACATAACTTTTTTCTTTCACTCAATAGGTGGCGTGATTCAATCTTACATTCTTTTGGTTACGATCCTTTAAAATGTCCGAACTGTGGAAAAACCATGCTATTTTTAGAACTATATTTTAATCATAATCCTGTTCCTTTGCATGAATTATACGAAAAGGCTATGCAAAAACATAGATGTCGTTCGCCTGCCTCGTTTTCATATCTTCCAAAACCTCTTTTCTCATGATAAACTCAATATATCTTAAGAACGGAGGCCACACTATGAAACGTATAACAGAAGCAGAACTCGCAAAGGAACTAAGGGAACAGTACATTAAAAATCCACCAGAAGGTATGACTTCTAAAGAAGTCCATGACATGAGTGACGACGAACTTCTGGATATGGATTATTTCTTACATGAATTTGATAACCTTGATGATGACGATTTTGGTGAAGAGGGCTTTTACATCTTTTAATCCAAACCGTCTGATTCACTATGCCCGCTTTTGAGCGGGCTATTTTAGTCCCCAAGTTCTCCGAAAGGAGAACTTTCCTATAAAGTAAAAAAAGAGTACCTTTCAGCAAAAGGTACTCCCGGTCATACGTTTGCCTTAAAATGCAACCGCTCCTGTCTCTGTTCCATTGATAACATAGTACACGGCGCCTTCTTCCGGCTTTATGTATAGATCCATAGACTTAATATCTCCAACCTTTTTCCCGGTACTTGTCCAGGCTTTCTTTACGCTGGCTATGATATCTTTCTCTTCTACCTGTTTCCCGTAATATTCAACAAAGGCATTTACCTTTATCTCTTTTTTCGCTGTTGTCTTCTTTGCAGCCGTCGTTTTTGTTGCTGCCTTCTTCGTCGCTGTTCTTCTGGTTGTTGCTTTCCTTACAGGTGCTTTCTTTTCCGTTGCTTTCTCAGCTGCAGGAGTTTTAGCCGTCTCAGCCTTATCTGCTACCGGTGTTTTCTTTGGCTCTGTTTTTTCAGGCTCAGCCAACTTGACTGTCGTTTTTGCTTCAGCAGCCTGCTTGACTGGCTCTTTTGCTTCAGCAGCCTGCTTGACTGGCTCTTTTGCTGCCGCAGGTTTTACTGTTTCCGCTTTGACTGCTGCCATATCAGCAGATGCAGTTGTCACCGCCGCAGTTTTGTTCACAGTTTCTGTTTTCTTGGTTGCTGATGTTACTTTTTTTGTGGCCATGATAATTCCTCCTCATTTCTACTAAGCCTCATCACCTAGTCCTGAATATTATAGCACATTCTTCCAAAATTGCAATTCTTACCAAAAATTCCATGATATTGCCAGTATACTGGCGATTCAAACCGGCAAATTAATCAAATTTTGCCAATTCCCCTTCTACCTGCCCGCTACCCCTGCAATTATCATGCCGGCTGCTACTGCCACCAAGAACAGGACTCCGACAATCTTAAGGTTTTCCCTTCTATTCCGGTTCATCTTGAACAGAACCACAAGTCCGACGCCTGCCCCTGTACACAGTCCGGCGATCACTGAAGCAAAAGAAATCGCTCCATTCAGATACAGCTGGGTCAGAATAACGGATGCCGCGCAGTTAGGGATCAGGCCGATGATAGCCGCAATCACCGGCTGAAATATAGTATTCCCCAGCAGAAACTTAGATAACTGTTCAATACCGAAGATTTCTATGCAAAGATTCAAGATTCCTGTAAATATAAAAAGATAAATAAATATTCTTATTGTATGATGCCATACAGGCTTCCATATTCCCGCATCCTCTTCATCGCATCCACAGTCTTTGCACAGATTCCCGCTTTCCTTGACTGTGGCAATCTGATTCCGAAAGAAGATGTCTATGATATATCCTGCCGTAACCGCAATGATTACCTTTGCAGCAAGGAGAACTCCCACTTCCCGGATCCTTTCCGGGTTGCTCATAATAATCAAGACAGCCTCATCTGATGTGGCAATAAATACAGACAGAAGGGTTCCCACCGATATGATTCCGCCTGCGTACAGGTTCGCCGCCATAACCGAGAATCCGCATTGAGGCACGCATCCGGCAACTGCCCCAACAACCGGGCCTGCTTTCCCTACTTTTGCCAGCGCCTTTGCGGTAAAGTCACTGGAGTAATGTTCCAAAGCCTCTATTAAGATAAATGCCACAAATAAAAATGGAAGCATCTTCAGACAGTCAAAAGTGGTATCCATAACAGCCTCCACTAACATTTTCATATATATCCTATCCTTTCTGTTCCGGCCAATAAGCCTAATAGATTTATTTTAGATGCTTCTCCTATAATTTTCAAGGACAATTTAAAAGAACACGCCATCTATTGCCCGCTAATGATCGACAAAAATTGACAGACAACTGAATATTTTTTAAATTTGCACTTGACTTTTTTCTTCATAAGTTAAAATAATACCATAAAAGACGATGTTGATTCATCCAAATGCAGGCAGGGGCATAGTATTCATCCAAATACTATGCCCCTCGTACATCCTAAGACTACCAGCCTTTATACAGTTCTTCTAATATATCTACCGTCTTCTCCATGCCAAGCCGGCTTGCATTCAGCAGCATCTGATGCGCCTGCACGCTTCCCCAGTCAAGTCCTGTATGGGACTCATAATAATACTTGCGCTCACGGTCAATCTTCTTGATCCGATCTGCCGCCTTACGCTCCGACAGATCATATCGCTGTGCAATCCTCTTAATCCGGTCTTCCTTATCTGCACAGATAAAGACATTGATTAAATTAGGATTATCTCTTAACACGAAGTCCGCACAGCGCCCGACAATAACGCAGGATCCTCTCTCAGCCAGTTTGCGGATGATCTCGCACTGCAGTTCATACACTTGCTCGCTAAGCGGCTGTATGTATTCTGTGGCATTGATATAAGTGGAGTACTCCATCGGCGCAATCACATAGCCTGCCAGGAAACTGTTCAGCGTCGTCTCATCCACCGCCTGCGCGGTCTCCTCCCGGATATCCAGTTTCTCGGCTACCATCCTCACCAGATTATTGTCATACAGCGGGATATCCAGCCGTGTTGCCAGCCGATTGCCAATCTCATGCCCACCGCTGCCAAACTGACGGCCGATCGTAACTATTTTATGCTCTGCCATACCGATCCCTCCCTTTCCAGAAGACTTTATAACAACGACTATTATTTATCTTTATTATACATCTCTTTCAAGGGAAAATGCCACTAAAAACGTAATTTTTTCTAATCCGTCAGTTCTTCGCAGCGTTCCGTCGAATATACGACTCCTTCCTTCATGACAAAAGCACAGTCAAGAAGCGCATATGGATCTGTCATCAAGTCTCTCTTCCAAGCTGCGATATCCGCATATTTTCCCGGCTCAAGCGTGCCGATCTTATCCTCCAGCTGAAGGATCTCGGAATTCACCTGGGTCGCGGCATGCAGCGTCCGGAAGGTTCCCATCCTCATCTTTTACAGACTAAAGTCTTTAATTTGTCAAAAAAAGACTCCTTTCGGAGTCTCTTTCTTCCCTATTCTAGTCTCTCGGCCTCATGAATTCAATGTACAGGTCAAAGTTCCTGCTCCCAAAATATCCTAGTGAAAAGGAACCGTTCTGCACGCACCAATCCATAATGATGCCTCTTTCCAAAAGCAGTACATGATGCGCAAGTTCTTCTACCGACATATCCTCCCGGATCTCATGCTTTTTCTGGCCTTCGGCAATAATCTTCCTGACCAGCCTGTTATAAAACCGGTCTGGATTCAGGAAGCAGTCCTGCTTCTTCTTGGTCAGTTGGGACTGATACAATGCCGCCAAAAGTTCCGCCGATACATTACCTTCAATGAAGTATGAAACATATTGGCTTAACTGTTCAAGCTGCACGATACTGTCCAGGCTTCTGTCCATCGTCTCATAGAATTTCTCATATTCCCGGTCAAAAATGGCATACAGGGAATTCAGCAGTTCTTCCTTCGCTTTAAAATAATAATAAAATCCCCCTTTGGACGTATTGGCCTTCTTTACGATATCATCGACGGTGGTATTCTCATATCCCTGTTTATAAAATAGTTGCCAGGCTGCATCTATGATCTGCTTTCTTAAATCTTCTCTCTCTTCATGCTTTGCCATATACCCTCTTCCTACCTTCTCTGTTCTGTTGTCTGACAGCGCCCTTTGGCTAGTCAAACAACGGCGTTGAGAAATACCTCTCGGCAGTATCAGCTAATATGGTCACAACCGTCTTTCCCGGTCCCAGCTTCTTTGCAAGACGAAGGGCTGCAGCCACATTGGTTCCGCTGGAGATGCCGCACATGAGGCCTTCCTTTGCCGCCAGTTCCTTTGCCGTCCTCACTGCCTCCTCATCTGTGACAATCGCGATATCATCATAGATCTCCTGGTTCAGTATGGCCGGTATGACTCCATCGCCGATTCCCATCTGCAGATGGGATCCCACCTCTTTGCCGGACAATATTGCGGCATTCTCAGGCTCAATGGCCCAGATCTCCATATCTGGATTTGCTGCCTTAAGGGCTTCGCCGATACCGGTGATGGTTCCGCCTGTGCCAATGCCGGAGCAGAAGCCATGAATCGGCTTTCCTGCCTGCTCCAGGATTTCCTTTGCCGTCTGTTCCCTGTGGGCTGCGCTGTTCGCTTCATTTTCAAACTGCTGCGGCACATATACGTTTGGATCTTCCTTTGCCATAGAAAGCGCCGTCTCCATGCACTTTGCAATGCAGTCGCCTATATTCCCCGCATCATGGATCAAGATGACCTGAGCGCCGTAATTCTTCACCAGCTTTCTTCTCTCCTCGCTGACAGAATCCGGCATAATGATCACCGTCTTATATCCCTTTACCGCGCCGATAAGAGCCAGGCCGATCCCCTGGTTTCCACTGGTCGGCTCTACGATAATCGTGTCCTTATGAATAAGCCCTTTCTTCTCGGCTGCTTCAATCATATTCATTGCTGTGCGCGTCTTGATGGACCCGCCTACATTCACCGCTTCGAACTTTACCAGAACTTCTGCCTCATCCGGCCCCGTCATCCTGTTCAGGCGGATGAGGGGAGTATTTCCCACTGCTTCTAATACATCATTGTATATCATTGTTCATGACCTTCCTTTTGTTATTCTTATAATTAGACTATAGAACAAATTGGAAAATGTTTCAAGTATTATGCAGATTCCCCGATTCGTTCCCCCATCTTTACGATCGTCTCGTATCCCCTGGCCGTATTCAAAACCAGCTGCTCTTTTGGATGCACCGCGCCTTCCTGAAACAGCAGGATCACCGTAGATCCCCCGAATTCGAACCGTCCTTTCTCCTGGCCCCGTCTTACTTCACAGGCCTGATGATAGTTGGTGATGCGCCCTACCATCAGGGCGCCTACTTCCATCATGAGCACCGTCTTGAAATGCCGGCTTTTTAAAAGAGAATACTCCCTGGTATTCTCTTTGTAGATAGGAACCATATCATTGGCCACTGGATTAACGGTATGAAAGACCCCGGGGATATGGATGTTACGGGATTTTCTGCCTTCGTCAATATAGCAGTATCTGTGATAGTCGTCCACCGTAAGCCGGAACACGAAGGCCCATCCGCCATCATACCGTTCTGCAAGCCTCCTGGAACGGAGCAGGCTCTCAATCGTATACGGCGTATCCTTAATCACAAATGTGCCTTCTCCTGACCTTCCGCTTTTGATAGGATAAACGCTTAACTTCCCGTCACAAGGGCTGGTCAGCGTCTCTTCATCTCCCTGAGGCATACGATACTGCGGCTTTAACTTTCTGGTAAAGAAATCATTATAGGACGAGAATTCCTGCCTCAGGCAGCAGGAAAGATCAATCCTGTTTTTTCTCACAAATGGCCCGATCAGACATCGGGACCAGGGTTGCTCCAGAAGCCAGCCCCCTAATCGGGATACCCCCGGACGTGTCATGGCTTTCAGAAAGATTCTTCCCGCCCGGCTGGTATACAGGTGCCGAAGCAGTCTGTCCTGCCCGGATTCTTCTATCGTCTCTTTTCCGTCTCTGTCAATATATTTCATCATTTCCTTCACGCTCCATACCTGTAATGCAAGCCTAGTGCACCCATCTTGTGAACCAGGGCCATCCTGCGTGAAAACTGATTCGGTAATTGGTAAAAATCAGCATGATCAGCACGGCAACGCCAACCACTGCTACCAGGACTGCCAAAGTCGCGTTATTGGGCTTCTTAAGTTTGAAATCTACTACAAACAGGATGCCTACGATAATCAGCGCCAAAACCAGGCAAAGCCGGAATATGTAATCTGGCACGAAGAACTGTACCATAAATACCAGCGGAAGCACGATCGCCATGGATGTAATCGGCAGCCCGCGGTAGTATTTCTCCCCAGTCTCCGTCACCAGCGCATTCTTGGCTTCCATCACATTAAAATATGCCAGCCTTACTACGGAATTAACGCAGTATAGGATGATTGCCGCAATTCCAATGGGTCCCCGCACTCCCAGCAGATAGCAGATCAGCGCCGGGAACGCGCCGAAGCAGACTACATCGCACAGCGAGTCGATCTGAATTCCAAAGGCCTTCTCATCCTCGGTCCTGTCTTTCTTAGTACGTGCGATCTTCCCGTCAAACATGTCGCACAGTCCAGAGATCGCAAGGCACAGGATTGCCGTCTTGAATCTCCCGTGAATTGCCTGCGTCATTCCGAATACGGAAGAGGCAAGGCTTATATACGTTAATACTACCGTGTAATTATAATATCCTATCATTCTTCTTCTCTCTTTTCTTCATTCTTTTCTCTTATTCCACAGCCGGATCCCGGCCAATCCTTAAATGGGCGAATAATGTCAGGCCTGCGCAGAGCAGCAGCTGGATATAATATGCGATACCTCTGCTGAGCACCATTCCCGGCAGCAGCAGCCCCGCCGTAAATACCCCCCTAAAAATGATCAGGAAAAGGTTCTCGCTGATCCCCATCCCTCCCGGAAGCGGGAGCATATCTACCGATACGGAAACCACTGCCTGCAGCATTACCACGTCATACATATGGGCGCCATGGAGCCCAAAAGCCTTATATACGAACCAGGTGACAAAAAACAGGGCAAACCTCTGTAGAAATGTAATCGCCAGAACATTTATGATAACCTTTCCATGCGTTCTAAGATACACCGCCGTTGCATTATACTGATCCATAGATGCGGACAGCCTGCGCGTACGTTCCGGCTTGTACTTTAGGATTCTTAATCGCTCCAGCAGTTTCAGGCATTTCATCATGATCCATTTTGCCAGGGCCGGATGAAACGCCAGAACGGACATGGCAATACAGCAGCCAACGTTCAGGGCTACCCCCAGATAGAATACCGGGAGAATCCCCTCCAAGTACCGGTGAACGAATCCTCTCTGGAAGAACGCCACAAAAAGGCCGATCACTACCAGTACGGACTTATATGTTATTGTAACAATCATCAGAACCAATGTCGATACCGGAATGGGAATTTTATTCTTCCGCATATAGTAGATCTGCATTGGCTGGCCTCCGCTTGCCGAGGGCGTGATGGCGCTGAAGAAGAACCCCACGCAGGAGTATAGAAAACAGGTCCATCTCTTCTCATGGATCTTCAGCGTGCGAAACATATACCAGATAATTATGGACTCTCCCCATATGAAGATAATGACTCCCAGGCCTCCTGGCAGGATGTACCAGGGATTCACCTTAAGGATTGCCCGCATGACCGCTCTAAAATCCTCGCCTTTGAACACGCTGTATAGTGTCAGCGCGAATACCAGCAGTAGAAAAGCGGTATTGGCAATCTTTTTCTTTTTGCTTGTCACGCTTCCCCTTCTTTCCTGCTTATTTTTCCCTGCCTGTCAAAGATTCCCCTGTACAGCCAGTCGAATACCCGCTTCGGGCCGCGGTAAGCCTGCGTATGGAATGCCAGCCAGTAAGTCAGTTCGGCTATGGCAATTCCTCCAAACGCATCTATGATATAATGCTGCTTCGTCAACTGCGTAGAGACGCAGACCAGCAACGCAAAGATACAGGAAAAGGCCCGGTAAGCCTTAGGAATATTCTCTCGGCCCCGGATTCCGATATAGCAGAACCAGCTGACCAGGCAATGGATGGACGGAAACAGTCTTGTCGGCTCATCGATACTGTATATCATTCCAAGAAGCTTCACAAAAATATCGTCTCCCGCCAATACCGGACGCACATTCGTAGTCGGCAGCAGGATGAATATGATGCCGCTGACAATTCGCGATAGCATATCTGCCGTCACGAACCGGAAGCAGTGTTCTTCTCCCTGCCTTGCAATCAATATATAATTAATGATCCAGAATATATAACAGCCCAGATAAATGACAGTAGCCCCTGGCACCAGCGGAATCGCCCTATCAACAGGAAGCGTCAGGTCATAGTGCTTCCAGTTTCCTGTCAAGGCTTCCGTTCCGAAATAAACCAGGCTATTCACCGCCACGCAGGACAACAGCGGAAAAACCGCGTATAGGGGCAGGAACTGCTGGTTTTTTCTTCTCTTGTCAACCATATCTTCTCTCTCCTTCTTACCTGCCTACAGGACATTATAACAGACTTTCAGCAAGAAGCGGCATATCTTTAATAATTCTTCATAATTTTCTTTCTAAAAAAATTCCCTGAAGGCAGCGTAACATATATTTTGCCTTCAGGGAATCTCTATATACAGTCTGTCATATTATTTGCCACAAGGGACCAGGAAGCCCCTCTGTCTCAAGTCTTCTTCTATCATATCCAGCGTCTCCTTGCTATCGGCGCTTACACGGTGGTAATGGTAATTCGAAGTAATATTCTTAAGAGGGCTTGACTTGCCGCTGCGGATATCTTCCATGAACTCCGCCACCTTCCTTCTGGAATTCACGCCAAGCACTGCCTCCATATGGCCATAGACCCGGTGGTTGATCATGACATTCTCCACGCATCCGCCCAGATCGACGATGGCGCACAGTTCTTCCTCCAGCTGCTCATCCGTATGCTGTACCTTGAAATCCCGGCTCACCGACTTTGGGGCATTCAGAATATACCCCCGGTTAGTAGATATTATATCATAGCCGGAAGCCCGGATCAGCGCGATATCCTGTACAATGACCTGACGGCTCACCTCATATCTTAAGGCCAGCTTCGTTCCCGATACCGGAGTCCTGCTTTCCTTTATCTGTTGGATAATATCCGCCCTTCTATCAGAACCAGTCATTCGTTCTGTCACCTCCTGAAATATTTTTTGTCTTATTATACTACATGAAGGTTCTTAAGGGAAATATCCAATATTGGAGCAGAATGGGTCAATGCGCCGCTGGAAATATAATCAACCCCCAGGGATGTCAGGCGGCTGATATTCTCCTTCGTCACATTGCCTGAGCATTCCGTCTCGGCGCGCCCGTCTATGATGCGGATCGCCTCTTCCATCTCTTCCTGGGACATATTATCCAGCATGATTATGTCCGCGCCGGCTTCAACCGCTTCCTTGACCATATTAAGATTCTCTACTTCTACCTCTATCTTCCTCACAAAAGGCGCATACTCCTTTGCCATCCGTACCGCCTTTCCTACGCCGCCTGCTGCTCCGATATGGTTGTCCTTGAGCAAAACCCCGTCTGACAGGTTGTAGCGGTGGTTATACCCGCCGCCTACGCGGACTGCGTATTTTTCGAAGATCCTCATATTGGGGGTCGTCTTCCTGGTATCCAGAAGTTTTGTCCCGCTGCCTTCCAGGAGCGCTGCCACGGAATGGGTATAGGTGGCGATGCCGCTCATCCTCTGCAGATAGTTAAGCGCAACCCGTTCACCGGACAGCAGAACACGGATGTCCCCCTTCACCTTTCCCATAAGCTGGCCCTTCTTTACTTCATCTCCATCCTTACAGTAAAGTTCTACCCTGACCTTTGCATCCAGAAGTTCAAACACCCTGCCAAATACCTCCAGGCCTGCAATGATGCCATCCTGCTTGCAGATCAGATCCACTTCTCCTTCTGCCGCTTCCTTCATTACGGCATTCGTCGTAACGTCCTCGCTTGAAATGTCTTCTCTTAGCGCTTCCCTGATCAGATGGTCTACCTGCAGGGTCATCGTGATACTGTTCATATGTCTTCCAATCTCCTTTTCTTCCTTCTTACGCCGTCTCTTGCGCCACTTCTTCCTTCTCCATAGCATGTCCGATCTTTCTGGCTGCCCGCTTGGCAAATACCATGCTCTCTAATAGAGAATTGCTTGCCAGGCGGTTGGCGCCGTGCACTCCGTTGCAGCTGGTCTCCCCCACCGCATACAGATTCTCCATGCTGGTTTGGCTGTCCAGATCTACCCAGATGCCCCCCATGAAGTAGTGCTGGGCCGGAACTACCGGTATGCATTCTTTTGTCACATCGTATCCTTCTTCCAGACAGTGCTGGTATATATTAGGGAAATGCTTCAATATCTGCTCTCTGGGAATGTGCTCCATAGATAGCCATACATAATCGGTGCCATCCTTTTCCATCTGTCTGTGGATTGCCTCAGTAACCACGTCCCTTGGGAGCAGTTCGTTGACGAAGCGTTCTTTGTCTTTATTATATAAAACGGCCCCCTCTCCTCTTACAGACTCGGATATCAGGAATCGCCTCCCTGGCTTGGTAGAATACAAGGTAGTGGGGTGTATCTGTACATAATCCAGATGTTCCATCCGGATTCCATGCTTTCCTGCGATCTCAAGCGCATCCCCTGTCAAATGCGGAAAGTTCGTGGAATGCTTGTATCTTCCCCCAATCCCTCCGCTTGCCAGTATCGTATCCGCCGCATGGATGATCAGCCTTCCTTTGGAATTCTCTGCTATAATGCCGCTGCATCGCCCATTCTCTTCTATGACATCCGTCATCGTCGTATACTCATAGATTGTAACGTTATTTAGTTTTTTCACTTGCGCAAGCAGCTTGCTCGTAATCTCCTTGCCTGTAATGTCCTCATGAAACAGTATGCGTGGCCTTGAGTGGGCGCCTTCTCTGGTGTATGCGAATTCTCCGTCCTCTTTTTCGAATTCCACGCCATATCCCACCAGGTCTTTAATAATTTCCTGGGAACCACGTATCATAACATCCACAGCCTCTTTGCGGTTCTCATAATGCCCTGCCTTCAGCGTATCCTCAAAATAACTGTCATAGTCATCCAAGCCCCGCATCACGCAGATGCCGCCTTGCGCCAGAAATGAATCGCTGCTTTCAAGGTCCGACTTCGTTATCATCACGATTTTCTTATCCGCCGGCAGGCTTAAAGCGCTAAACAGCCCGCCCACGCCGCTGCCGATGATAACCACATCTGTATTTAACTCCATTTTCCAATCCTCCCTGGATGAACCATCTTCTTCATAACCTGCCATCTATTTCGCCAGCTCCAGCATTCTTTCCAGCGGCTTTTTAGAGTTCCTGCGCAGTTCATCGGCTACATGAATCTCATTGTCCCCATTCTCCAGAACATGGAGGATCTTCTCCAGCGTGATTGTCTTCATATCTTCACAGACTGGCTCCGTCTTCGTAAAATAGAACCTTTTTTCCGGGTTCTGCTTTTCCAGTTCATAGCGTACCCCATTTTCCGTGCAGATGATAAATTCTTTATTTTCACTCTTTCCTGCATATGCGATAATGCCGGAGGTGCTTCCTACATAATCCGATATCTTTCGGATCTCTTCCGGGCATTCAGGGTGCGTCAAGATCAATGCCTCCGGGTGCTGCCTCTTGACTTCCTTTATCTCTGCGATCTGCATCTTCTCATGTACCGGACAGTATCCTTCATTATAGACGAAATTCTTCTCCGGCACTTGTTCCGCTACATGATGTGCCAGATTCCTATCAGGGATAAAGAATATATTCTTATTGGGCAGCGCTTTGACGATCTTCGCCGCATTAGCAGATGTCACGCATACGTCGGAATGCCGCTTGAGTTCCGCCGTAGAATTAATGTAGCATACCACTGCCAGATCCTCGTATGTATCCCGCATTTTGCTTATGATCTGAGCATCTGCCATATGCGCCATGGCACAATCTGCCGAGGCATCCGGCATAAGGACCGTCTTTCCTGGATTCAGGATCTTGGCGCTCTCGCCCATGAACGACACGCCGGCAAATATAATAGTCTGTTCTGTCAGACCCACAGCCACCTTACTCAGATAGAAGGAGTCCCCAATATAGTCGGCAATCTCTTGCACCTCGGGCCTGACATAATAGTGGGCCAGAATGACCGCGTTCTTTTCCTCTTTTAACTTTTTAATCTTTTCCGTGATATCCATAGCATTTTTCTCCTTAACTTGAGTTCTCACTATTATACCACCGTTCTTTACATATGACAAGACAGATAAGTTTACACTCTTACGTAAGTTCTACGATTCCGCTCAACCAGCTGAATCTTTCCCTGATCCATGACCAGCACTTTTGTGCCAAGTTTCAGCGTCTCCGATATATCATTCGTTACAAAGAGTATTGTGATATGAGTCTGTG carries:
- a CDS encoding IS91 family transposase, with the protein product MNILQKIFIEHYEEMIYLQHPRDAIVENVEKMIHCGDPSYGGAMYICPNCGNFKFTAFRCHSRFCPTCGNMYSIDRTTAMSFKIIDVQHRHCVFTIDDSLRPFFLKDRSLLNCLFSAVNSVISRMFHKENKSELFTPGFICVLHTFGRDLKWNPHIHCLVSEGGVGNTLSWRHFKHFNYHFLRDAFQTALLNELHQKIGPAFKKVKSAIYAKDKNGFYVRAMPNKCNPSQVIKYIGRYLGRPVIATSRIDSYDGDFVTFHYNRHEDNKLITETVPVLEFIDRLTQHIPEKHFKMIRYYGIYARHRNSDNFLRKAISREKHNFFLSLNRWRDSILHSFGYDPLKCPNCGKTMLFLELYFNHNPVPLHELYEKAMQKHRCRSPASFSYLPKPLFS
- a CDS encoding DUF6465 family protein, yielding MATKKVTSATKKTETVNKTAAVTTASADMAAVKAETVKPAAAKEPVKQAAEAKEPVKQAAEAKTTVKLAEPEKTEPKKTPVADKAETAKTPAAEKATEKKAPVRKATTRRTATKKAATKTTAAKKTTAKKEIKVNAFVEYYGKQVEEKDIIASVKKAWTSTGKKVGDIKSMDLYIKPEEGAVYYVINGTETGAVAF
- a CDS encoding putative manganese transporter translates to MKMLVEAVMDTTFDCLKMLPFLFVAFILIEALEHYSSDFTAKALAKVGKAGPVVGAVAGCVPQCGFSVMAANLYAGGIISVGTLLSVFIATSDEAVLIIMSNPERIREVGVLLAAKVIIAVTAGYIIDIFFRNQIATVKESGNLCKDCGCDEEDAGIWKPVWHHTIRIFIYLFIFTGILNLCIEIFGIEQLSKFLLGNTIFQPVIAAIIGLIPNCAASVILTQLYLNGAISFASVIAGLCTGAGVGLVVLFKMNRNRRENLKIVGVLFLVAVAAGMIIAGVAGR
- a CDS encoding cytidylate kinase-like family protein; its protein translation is MAEHKIVTIGRQFGSGGHEIGNRLATRLDIPLYDNNLVRMVAEKLDIREETAQAVDETTLNSFLAGYVIAPMEYSTYINATEYIQPLSEQVYELQCEIIRKLAERGSCVIVGRCADFVLRDNPNLINVFICADKEDRIKRIAQRYDLSERKAADRIKKIDRERKYYYESHTGLDWGSVQAHQMLLNASRLGMEKTVDILEELYKGW
- a CDS encoding amidohydrolase family protein codes for the protein MGTFRTLHAATQVNSEILQLEDKIGTLEPGKYADIAAWKRDLMTDPYALLDCAFVMKEGVVYSTERCEELTD
- a CDS encoding TetR/AcrR family transcriptional regulator translates to MAKHEEREDLRKQIIDAAWQLFYKQGYENTTVDDIVKKANTSKGGFYYYFKAKEELLNSLYAIFDREYEKFYETMDRSLDSIVQLEQLSQYVSYFIEGNVSAELLAALYQSQLTKKKQDCFLNPDRFYNRLVRKIIAEGQKKHEIREDMSVEELAHHVLLLERGIIMDWCVQNGSFSLGYFGSRNFDLYIEFMRPRD
- the cysK gene encoding cysteine synthase A, whose product is MIYNDVLEAVGNTPLIRLNRMTGPDEAEVLVKFEAVNVGGSIKTRTAMNMIEAAEKKGLIHKDTIIVEPTSGNQGIGLALIGAVKGYKTVIIMPDSVSEERRKLVKNYGAQVILIHDAGNIGDCIAKCMETALSMAKEDPNVYVPQQFENEANSAAHREQTAKEILEQAGKPIHGFCSGIGTGGTITGIGEALKAANPDMEIWAIEPENAAILSGKEVGSHLQMGIGDGVIPAILNQEIYDDIAIVTDEEAVRTAKELAAKEGLMCGISSGTNVAAALRLAKKLGPGKTVVTILADTAERYFSTPLFD
- a CDS encoding phosphatidylserine decarboxylase, which gives rise to MMKYIDRDGKETIEESGQDRLLRHLYTSRAGRIFLKAMTRPGVSRLGGWLLEQPWSRCLIGPFVRKNRIDLSCCLRQEFSSYNDFFTRKLKPQYRMPQGDEETLTSPCDGKLSVYPIKSGRSGEGTFVIKDTPYTIESLLRSRRLAERYDGGWAFVFRLTVDDYHRYCYIDEGRKSRNIHIPGVFHTVNPVANDMVPIYKENTREYSLLKSRHFKTVLMMEVGALMVGRITNYHQACEVRRGQEKGRFEFGGSTVILLFQEGAVHPKEQLVLNTARGYETIVKMGERIGESA
- a CDS encoding CDP-alcohol phosphatidyltransferase family protein encodes the protein MIGYYNYTVVLTYISLASSVFGMTQAIHGRFKTAILCLAISGLCDMFDGKIARTKKDRTEDEKAFGIQIDSLCDVVCFGAFPALICYLLGVRGPIGIAAIILYCVNSVVRLAYFNVMEAKNALVTETGEKYYRGLPITSMAIVLPLVFMVQFFVPDYIFRLCLVLALIIVGILFVVDFKLKKPNNATLAVLVAVVGVAVLIMLIFTNYRISFHAGWPWFTRWVH